Proteins encoded by one window of Lathyrus oleraceus cultivar Zhongwan6 chromosome 1, CAAS_Psat_ZW6_1.0, whole genome shotgun sequence:
- the LOC127125929 gene encoding probable glutamate dehydrogenase 3, translating into MNALAATNRNFRLASRLLGLDSKIEKSLLIPFREIKVECSIPKDDGSLATFVGFRVQHDNSRGPMKGGIRYHPEVEQDEVNALAQLMTWKTSVANLPYGGAKGGIGCDPSELSVSELERLTRVFTQKIHDLIGVHIDVPAPDMGTGPQTMAWILDEYSKFHGHSPAVVTGKPIDLGGSLGRDAATGRGVLFATEALLNEYGMSVSGQRFIIQGFGNVGSWAAQLINEKGGKIVAVSDITGAIKNSNGLDIPSLLKYSKENKGIKGFHGGDSIDPKSILVQDCDVLVPAALGGVINRENANEIKAKFIVEAANHPTDPEADEILKKKGVIILPDIFANSGGVTVSYFEWVQNIQGFMWEEEKVNNELKRYMTKGFKDVKEMCKTHNCDLRMGAFTLAVNRVARATVLRGWEA; encoded by the exons ATGAATGCACTAGCAGCCACCAACAGAAACTTTAGGCTGGCTTCAAGGCTTTTGGGTTTGGATTCAAAGATTGAGAAAAGTTTGTTGATTCCATTCAGAGAAATTAAG GTTGAGTGTAGCATTCCGAAAGATGATGGGAGTTTGGCTACTTTTGTTGGATTTAGGGTTCAACATGATAATTCAAGAGGTCCTATGAAAGGAGGGATAAGATATCATCCTGAGGTTGAACAAGATGAAGTGAATGCATTGGCACAACTAATGACATGGAAAACATCAGTTGCAAATCTACCATATGGGGGTGCAAAAGGAGGAATAGGGTGTGATCCTTCTGAGTTGAGTGTTTCTGAGTTAGAAAGACTTACTAGGGTTTTTACTCAGAAAATTCATGATCTTATTGGAGTTCATATTGATGTTCCTGCACCTGACATGGGAACTGGACCACAG ACAATGGCATGGATACTAGATGAGTATTCAAAATTTCATGGCCATTCTCCTGCCGTAGTTACTGGAAAACCTATA GATCTTGGTGGATCTCTAGGAAGAGATGCAGCTACAGGAAGAGGTGTTCTCTTTGCAACAGAGGCTTTGCTTAATGAATATGGAATGAGTGTATCTGGTCAAAGGTTTATCATACAG GGTTTTGGAAATGTAGGTTCTTGGGCTGCACAATTAATAAATGAAAAGGGTGGAAAAATTGTTGCTGTGAGTGACATAACTGGAGCTATAAAGAATAGTAATGGTCTTGACATTCCAAGTCTACTTAAGTATTCCAAAGAAAACAAAGGAATTAAAGGATTTCATGGTGGTGATTCAATTGATCCCAAATCAATTTTAGTTCAGGATTGTGATGTTCTAGTTCCTGCAGCTCTTGGAGGAGTCATCAACAG GgaaaatgcaaatgagattaaAGCCAAATTTATTGTGGAAGCAGCCAATCACCCAACTGATCCAGAAGCTGATGAG ATCTTAAAAAAGAAAGGTGTTATTATCCTTCCCGATATATTTGCGAATTCAGGAGGAGTTACTGTTAGCTATTTTGAATGGGTGCAG AACATACAAGGGTTCATGTGGGAAGAAGAAAAGGTGAATAATGAGTTGAAGAGATACATGACAAAAGGTTTCAAAGATGTGAAAGAAATGTGCAAAACACATAATTGTGACCTTCGTATGGGAGCATTTACCCTTGCAGTTAACCGTGTAGCAAGGGCCACTGTCCTTAGAGGTTGGGAAGCTTAA